The Mycobacterium seoulense genome has a window encoding:
- a CDS encoding ATPase yields the protein MAEMGQLHDYDCALTGVRPMRVILATMVVVGGFAMAFIVAVPGHAEPQACPPVCDQIPDSAWIQGRAVPLNPVYGWPALAGLAAQVTGATPGPRFRFEELCATPPVPRDPRDSAVVARATVTHPDGQWQLQAQILHWRGDTASGGAIAASVFGNAVGALRSCQQRAPQQSPSITSDETNRMAAVISGPVVMHTYLVAHPASSTISELTLWSSGPPQVAWPAMPDDPVLNAMTAPLCEAYIASCP from the coding sequence GTGGCCGAAATGGGTCAGTTGCATGATTACGATTGTGCCCTGACGGGAGTGAGGCCGATGCGGGTGATCCTGGCGACCATGGTGGTGGTCGGCGGCTTCGCGATGGCTTTCATCGTCGCGGTTCCCGGGCACGCCGAGCCGCAGGCCTGCCCGCCGGTGTGCGACCAGATTCCCGACTCCGCGTGGATCCAGGGCCGCGCCGTGCCGCTGAACCCGGTTTACGGTTGGCCGGCGCTCGCGGGCCTGGCGGCGCAAGTGACCGGGGCGACGCCCGGCCCCAGATTCCGGTTCGAGGAACTGTGCGCCACGCCCCCGGTACCGCGGGACCCGCGGGACTCGGCGGTCGTGGCACGCGCCACCGTGACCCACCCCGACGGGCAGTGGCAGCTACAGGCTCAGATCCTGCACTGGCGCGGCGATACCGCCAGCGGCGGCGCCATCGCCGCGTCGGTGTTCGGCAACGCCGTCGGCGCGCTGCGGTCCTGCCAGCAGCGGGCGCCGCAGCAGTCACCGTCGATCACCAGCGACGAAACGAACCGGATGGCCGCCGTGATCAGCGGTCCGGTCGTCATGCACACCTACCTGGTCGCCCACCCGGCGAGCAGCACGATCAGCGAGCTGACCCTCTGGTCGTCGGGGCCGCCGCAGGTCGCGTGGCCGGCGATGCCCGACGACCCGGTGCTGAACGCGATGACCGCGCCCCTGTGTGAGGCCTACATTGCCTCGTGCCCGTAG
- a CDS encoding TetR/AcrR family transcriptional regulator produces MAHPDVQDEPRLTPKGRATRDRIVAAAAQLIVTEGLSASNMENVRRAASVSGSQLAHYFADKSALIRAVIRRQIGVVLDFHRQPKLGGLASFADFERWIDLNLRYLRRIGYFGTPTYHALAAQLAKSDDATRETLAAGYWQWIDLLEAAIQRMKDDATVVAEADPRRLAMVIVAAHQGGGTLAFTYRAEWPHADAVRFAINYLRGFATDPDERVARPARRPRRPGKGPERTDDSPTPFTRKGQATRARIVEVAARLMFERGVAGTSIEQVRRAAGVGGSQIAHYFQDKRELTRQVIAARREDVRAFHTQPPLGALDTLDALQTWADACVADVDAVYRLGGCVYGSLAGELIDADDELHDDLSAGYDQWIELFKTGLAAMRRRGELRPDADPRHLAVSLVVAHQGGAMLTYATGDPEPLRAPVNAAVDYVRAFMTHARKSRSAPPRRRGPSRAT; encoded by the coding sequence ATGGCCCATCCCGATGTTCAGGACGAACCACGGTTGACCCCCAAGGGGCGTGCCACGCGGGACCGCATCGTGGCGGCGGCCGCCCAACTGATCGTCACCGAGGGACTGTCCGCCTCGAACATGGAGAACGTACGCAGGGCGGCGTCGGTCAGCGGTTCGCAGCTCGCCCATTATTTCGCCGACAAGAGCGCCCTCATTCGCGCGGTGATCCGGCGTCAGATCGGCGTGGTTCTCGACTTTCACCGGCAGCCCAAGCTGGGCGGTCTGGCTTCGTTCGCCGACTTCGAGCGGTGGATCGACCTCAATCTGCGGTACCTCAGGCGCATCGGATATTTCGGCACGCCCACCTATCACGCCCTTGCCGCGCAGCTGGCGAAGTCCGACGATGCGACACGCGAAACGCTGGCGGCCGGCTATTGGCAGTGGATCGACCTCCTCGAGGCGGCGATCCAGCGAATGAAAGATGACGCCACCGTGGTCGCTGAAGCCGACCCGCGAAGACTGGCCATGGTGATCGTCGCCGCCCATCAAGGCGGTGGCACCTTGGCTTTCACCTACCGCGCGGAATGGCCGCATGCCGACGCCGTCCGCTTCGCGATCAACTACCTGCGCGGCTTTGCCACTGATCCCGACGAGCGGGTTGCCAGGCCCGCCCGGCGGCCTCGGCGCCCGGGCAAGGGCCCCGAGCGAACTGACGACAGCCCAACACCTTTTACCCGCAAGGGACAGGCGACACGCGCGCGCATCGTCGAGGTCGCCGCCCGTCTGATGTTCGAGCGCGGCGTCGCCGGCACCAGCATCGAGCAGGTGCGACGAGCGGCCGGGGTCGGCGGCTCACAGATCGCGCACTACTTTCAGGACAAGCGCGAGCTGACCCGCCAGGTGATCGCCGCCCGCCGCGAAGACGTACGGGCCTTCCACACTCAGCCACCGCTGGGCGCCCTCGACACCCTCGACGCCCTCCAGACGTGGGCCGACGCCTGCGTCGCCGACGTCGACGCCGTTTACCGCTTGGGAGGCTGCGTCTACGGCTCTTTGGCGGGGGAATTGATCGACGCCGACGACGAATTGCACGACGATCTCTCCGCCGGTTATGACCAGTGGATCGAGCTTTTCAAGACCGGCCTTGCGGCCATGCGCCGGCGCGGTGAGCTGCGCCCCGACGCCGACCCGCGCCACCTGGCGGTATCGCTTGTCGTCGCGCACCAGGGCGGTGCGATGTTGACATACGCCACCGGGGATCCGGAACCTTTGCGGGCCCCAGTCAACGCCGCCGTCGACTACGTGCGCGCCTTCATGACGCACGCCCGCAAGAGCAGATCCGCTCCGCCGCGCCGCCGCGGCCCGTCCCGAGCCACGTGA
- the purQ gene encoding phosphoribosylformylglycinamidine synthase subunit PurQ, whose protein sequence is MTARIGIITFPGTLDDVDAARAARRVGADAVSLWHADADLKGVDAVVVPGGFSYGDYLRAGAIARFAPVMGEVVAAAQRGMPVLGICNGFQVLCEAGLLPGALTRNAGLHFVCRDVWLRVASTSTAWTSRFEPGADLLVPLKSGEGRYVAPADVVEELEGEGRVVFRYHDNPNGSLHDIAGVSSANGRVVGLMPHPEHAIEALTGPSDDGLGLFYSVLDAVLSV, encoded by the coding sequence GTGACGGCACGAATCGGCATCATCACCTTCCCCGGGACCCTGGACGACGTCGACGCCGCCCGGGCGGCGCGCCGGGTCGGGGCCGACGCGGTCAGCCTCTGGCACGCCGACGCCGACCTCAAGGGCGTCGACGCCGTGGTGGTGCCCGGCGGGTTCTCCTATGGGGACTACCTGCGGGCGGGGGCGATCGCCCGGTTCGCCCCGGTGATGGGCGAAGTGGTGGCCGCCGCGCAGCGGGGCATGCCGGTGTTGGGAATCTGCAACGGGTTTCAGGTGCTCTGTGAAGCCGGGCTGCTCCCCGGCGCGCTGACCCGCAACGCCGGCCTGCACTTCGTCTGCCGCGACGTGTGGCTGCGGGTGGCGTCGACGTCGACGGCATGGACGTCGCGTTTCGAGCCCGGCGCGGACCTGCTGGTGCCGCTGAAATCCGGCGAAGGCCGCTACGTCGCCCCCGCGGACGTCGTCGAGGAACTCGAGGGCGAGGGCCGGGTGGTGTTCCGCTACCACGACAACCCCAACGGTTCGCTGCATGACATCGCCGGCGTCAGCTCCGCCAACGGTCGTGTCGTCGGACTGATGCCGCATCCCGAGCACGCCATCGAGGCGTTGACGGGCCCGTCCGACGACGGCTTGGGCCTGTTCTATTCGGTGTTGGACGCGGTACTTTCGGTCTAG
- a CDS encoding zinc-binding alcohol dehydrogenase family protein — MSTTEAPQLPTAPAVVRERPGGESMRAVILEGFGGLDSLVYADIPKPLPKRGEVVIEVKAFGVNHAEMHMRRGEWAEAAEVSGIECVGVVDSCPGGEFPVGAKVAALMGGLGRTINGSYAQYTRVRAANVALIESELPWADLAALPETYAVAWTCLFRNLDLQAGQTLVLRGATSSLGQAALKLAVAAGARVIATARSRGRFSMLEELGASRVELERRDLAGHLPEAKQVDAVLDLVGNSTILDSLDMLRRGGTACLAGWLGGLDPIGDFNPLLRMASGVNWNFFGSFVFGVPGFPLSDVPLQDIARQVAEGTLEAKPSRVFSFDEIREAHRVMEAGEAGGKMVVVMQ, encoded by the coding sequence GTGTCGACCACCGAAGCGCCCCAGCTACCCACCGCGCCCGCGGTCGTGCGCGAGCGGCCCGGCGGCGAATCCATGCGTGCCGTCATCCTCGAGGGGTTCGGCGGGCTGGACAGCCTCGTCTACGCCGATATTCCGAAGCCGCTGCCCAAGCGCGGCGAAGTGGTCATCGAGGTCAAGGCGTTCGGCGTCAATCACGCCGAGATGCACATGCGCCGGGGGGAATGGGCCGAAGCCGCCGAAGTCAGCGGCATCGAATGCGTCGGTGTCGTCGACTCGTGTCCGGGCGGCGAGTTCCCCGTGGGCGCCAAGGTGGCCGCGTTGATGGGCGGTCTGGGCCGTACCATCAACGGCAGCTACGCGCAGTACACCCGTGTACGCGCGGCCAACGTCGCGCTCATCGAATCCGAGCTGCCCTGGGCGGATTTGGCGGCGCTGCCCGAAACCTATGCGGTCGCGTGGACCTGCCTCTTCCGCAACCTCGACCTGCAGGCTGGACAAACCCTGGTGCTGCGGGGCGCGACCTCATCGCTCGGGCAGGCCGCGCTCAAGCTGGCCGTGGCCGCCGGCGCGCGCGTCATCGCCACCGCGCGAAGCCGTGGCCGGTTTTCCATGTTGGAGGAGCTGGGCGCCTCCCGCGTCGAATTGGAACGGCGCGACCTGGCCGGCCATCTCCCGGAGGCGAAGCAGGTGGACGCCGTACTCGACCTGGTCGGCAACAGCACCATTCTGGACTCCCTTGACATGCTGCGCCGCGGCGGAACGGCGTGCCTGGCGGGATGGCTGGGCGGACTCGACCCCATCGGGGATTTCAATCCGCTGTTGCGCATGGCCAGCGGTGTTAACTGGAACTTCTTCGGCAGCTTCGTCTTTGGGGTTCCCGGCTTTCCGCTGTCGGACGTGCCGCTGCAAGACATCGCGCGACAGGTCGCAGAGGGCACCCTGGAGGCCAAGCCGTCTCGCGTCTTCTCCTTCGATGAGATACGTGAGGCGCACCGGGTGATGGAAGCGGGGGAGGCCGGCGGCAAGATGGTCGTCGTGATGCAGTGA
- a CDS encoding carotenoid oxygenase family protein codes for MTNEPMCASLVERYLRTRGRRYFRGHHDGEYFFVTSAHPRRLHVHLEISPAHGDVLIIRVSPGCFFPATERPWLVHFSDTWNRDEREVTAIVHGSSDPQRIGVVARRSHWIRQNVSFEDFAAFVDRTMTDATELFAVLRPGVELPTVHPLLRDAG; via the coding sequence ATGACGAACGAGCCCATGTGCGCGAGCCTTGTCGAGCGGTACCTGCGCACCCGCGGGCGACGCTATTTCCGTGGCCACCACGATGGCGAATACTTCTTCGTCACCAGCGCCCACCCGCGACGCCTGCACGTCCACCTCGAGATCTCGCCCGCGCACGGCGATGTGCTGATCATTCGGGTAAGTCCCGGCTGCTTCTTTCCCGCCACCGAGCGCCCCTGGCTGGTGCACTTCTCCGACACGTGGAACCGCGACGAGCGGGAGGTGACCGCGATCGTGCACGGTTCGTCCGATCCGCAGCGGATCGGCGTGGTGGCGCGCCGGTCCCATTGGATTCGGCAGAACGTTTCCTTCGAAGATTTCGCCGCCTTCGTCGACCGCACGATGACGGACGCGACGGAACTCTTCGCCGTCTTGCGCCCGGGCGTCGAGCTACCGACGGTCCATCCGTTGCTGCGCGACGCCGGCTGA
- a CDS encoding WS/DGAT/MGAT family O-acyltransferase, translating to MKRLNGMDAMLLYSETPNLHTHTLKVAVIDPSDPGFGFEAFRRHVRRRLHLLEPLRYKLVDIPWQLHHPMWQEDCGVDLDYHLRRVRVPAPGGRRELDAVIGEVASTPLDRSRPLWEFHFAEGLAGGRCALIGKVHHALADGVASANLLARAMDLKDAPADERDNDEAGTTASTADLLRAAARDHARQIADLPGLVRDAAVGLTRVRRRSKERGGHPDLADTFDAPPTFLNHVVSPRRRFASATLSLADAKATAKALGITVNDLILATVAGGLRTLLLAYDGAADRPLIASVPTATDKSDRITGNEISGLMISLPVHVAAAAERARLVALATRIAKEDHEILGPQLYGRLMAYLPTAIAPAAFRWLGRRDAPNKLMNVAVSSVVGPRERGHFGGATVSEIYSTGVLSPGAPVNITVWSYVDQLGVAVLTDDRTFNDPHEATDAISASFAELRSAAGISS from the coding sequence GTGAAAAGGCTCAACGGCATGGACGCGATGCTGCTCTACAGCGAAACGCCCAACCTGCACACGCACACGCTGAAGGTGGCGGTCATCGACCCCTCCGACCCGGGGTTCGGTTTCGAGGCCTTCCGCCGTCACGTGCGCCGGCGGCTGCACCTGCTGGAGCCGTTGCGCTACAAGCTCGTCGACATCCCCTGGCAGCTTCACCACCCGATGTGGCAGGAGGACTGCGGGGTTGACCTCGACTACCACCTGCGTCGGGTGCGGGTGCCCGCGCCGGGCGGGCGACGAGAACTCGACGCCGTCATCGGCGAGGTTGCCTCGACCCCCCTGGACCGCAGCCGCCCGCTCTGGGAGTTCCACTTCGCCGAGGGCCTCGCCGGCGGCCGGTGCGCGTTGATCGGCAAGGTGCACCATGCGCTGGCCGACGGCGTGGCCTCCGCCAACCTGCTGGCCCGCGCGATGGATCTGAAGGATGCACCGGCCGACGAGCGCGACAACGACGAGGCGGGGACCACCGCCTCGACCGCCGACCTGCTGCGGGCCGCCGCACGCGATCACGCCCGGCAGATCGCCGACCTGCCGGGGCTGGTCAGGGACGCCGCCGTCGGGCTGACCCGGGTTCGTCGCCGGTCCAAAGAACGCGGTGGCCATCCGGATCTGGCCGATACCTTCGATGCACCGCCGACCTTCCTGAATCACGTCGTGTCGCCCCGGCGGCGGTTCGCCAGCGCGACGCTGTCGCTGGCCGACGCCAAGGCGACGGCCAAGGCGCTGGGCATCACCGTTAACGACCTCATACTGGCGACGGTCGCCGGCGGCCTGCGCACGCTGTTGTTGGCCTATGACGGCGCGGCCGACCGGCCGCTCATCGCGTCGGTGCCGACGGCCACCGACAAGTCGGACCGCATCACGGGCAACGAGATCAGCGGTCTGATGATCTCGTTGCCGGTCCACGTCGCCGCTGCCGCCGAGCGGGCGCGGCTGGTGGCACTGGCGACCCGAATCGCCAAAGAAGACCACGAGATTCTCGGCCCGCAGCTCTACGGCCGACTGATGGCCTACCTCCCGACGGCCATTGCCCCGGCGGCGTTCCGCTGGCTGGGGCGGCGCGACGCGCCGAACAAGCTGATGAACGTGGCGGTCTCCAGCGTGGTGGGCCCCCGCGAACGCGGCCACTTCGGGGGCGCGACGGTCAGCGAGATCTACTCGACCGGCGTGTTGTCCCCGGGCGCCCCGGTCAACATCACCGTGTGGAGCTACGTCGACCAGCTCGGCGTAGCCGTGCTCACCGACGACCGCACGTTCAACGACCCGCACGAGGCCACGGATGCGATCAGCGCGTCCTTCGCGGAATTGCGCTCCGCCGCAGGCATTTCCAGCTAG
- a CDS encoding VOC family protein translates to MGIAVERIDHVVLNCNDVEATAAWYERVLGMRRETFGPSARIALRFGEQKLNLRPVGALAHDPDWVTGSVELAGSQDLCFITCSSPDEVRTHLVECGAEIVAGPVTRTGALGPMTSHYCRDVDGNLVEIAVYGTL, encoded by the coding sequence GTGGGGATTGCGGTGGAACGAATCGACCATGTCGTGCTGAACTGCAACGACGTGGAGGCGACTGCGGCGTGGTACGAGCGGGTGCTCGGCATGCGGAGGGAGACGTTCGGGCCGTCCGCGCGGATCGCGCTGCGGTTCGGGGAGCAGAAACTCAACCTTCGACCGGTCGGGGCACTGGCCCACGATCCGGATTGGGTCACCGGCTCGGTCGAGCTGGCCGGTTCCCAGGACTTGTGCTTCATCACCTGCAGCAGCCCCGACGAGGTGCGCACCCACCTGGTGGAGTGCGGGGCGGAGATCGTCGCGGGACCGGTGACCAGAACCGGCGCGCTGGGCCCGATGACCTCGCACTACTGCCGCGACGTCGATGGGAATCTAGTCGAAATCGCGGTTTACGGAACGCTTTAG
- a CDS encoding lysophospholipid acyltransferase family protein — protein sequence MTGSGNEVADNHETTKWDPAFTEQVSKTLGPIIKRWYRAEVRNISNVPSSGGALVVSNHSGGMLTPDVLIFSPAFYEEFGYDRPVYTLGHYGLFMGPLDGWLRRLGVIEASRENAAAALHSGAVVLVFPGGDYDSYRPTFSANTIDFNGRTGYVRTAIEAGVPIVPTVSIGGQETQLFLTRGNWLARKLGLTKARMDILPVSLGFPFGLSVIFPPNLPLPAKIVTEVLKPIDVIAQFGEDPDVDEVDAHVRGVMESALKRLAAQRRLPILG from the coding sequence ATGACGGGCAGCGGCAATGAGGTGGCCGACAACCACGAGACCACCAAGTGGGACCCGGCCTTCACCGAGCAGGTCAGCAAGACCCTCGGACCGATCATCAAGCGGTGGTATCGGGCCGAGGTGCGCAACATAAGCAATGTCCCGTCGTCCGGGGGAGCGTTGGTGGTGTCCAACCATTCGGGCGGCATGCTGACGCCGGACGTACTGATCTTCTCCCCGGCGTTCTACGAAGAGTTCGGCTACGACCGCCCGGTCTACACGCTGGGCCATTACGGCCTGTTCATGGGCCCCCTGGACGGCTGGCTGCGCCGCCTCGGGGTCATCGAGGCCAGCCGTGAAAACGCCGCCGCGGCCCTGCATTCCGGCGCCGTGGTGCTCGTCTTCCCCGGGGGCGACTACGACTCCTACCGGCCCACCTTCAGTGCCAACACCATCGACTTCAACGGACGCACCGGCTACGTGCGGACCGCCATCGAAGCCGGGGTGCCGATCGTCCCCACCGTCTCGATCGGCGGGCAGGAGACCCAGCTCTTCTTGACCCGCGGCAACTGGCTGGCGCGCAAGTTGGGGCTGACGAAGGCGCGCATGGACATCTTGCCGGTGAGTCTCGGGTTCCCCTTCGGCCTGAGCGTGATCTTCCCGCCGAACCTCCCGCTACCCGCCAAGATCGTCACCGAGGTGCTCAAACCGATCGACGTCATCGCCCAGTTCGGCGAGGATCCCGACGTCGACGAGGTCGACGCCCACGTGCGCGGGGTCATGGAATCGGCACTCAAGCGACTGGCCGCCCAGCGCCGGCTGCCCATCCTCGGCTGA
- a CDS encoding MBL fold metallo-hydrolase, translated as MQLTHFGHSCLLAEFDHTRVLFDPGTFAHGFEGITGLSAILITHQHPDHVDGTRLPALLEGNPDAALYADPQTTAQLGAPCQAVHVGDQLRIGELTVRAVGGKHAVIHPEIPVIENISFLVGDADHPARLMHPGDALFVPDEPVDVLATPAAAPWMKISEAVDYLRAVAPVRAVPIHQGIISPDARGIYYGRLTEMTTTDFQVLPEEDAVTF; from the coding sequence ATGCAACTGACCCATTTCGGCCACTCCTGTCTACTTGCCGAATTCGACCACACCCGGGTGCTCTTCGATCCTGGAACCTTCGCGCACGGGTTTGAGGGCATAACGGGGTTATCGGCCATTCTCATCACCCACCAACACCCCGACCACGTCGACGGCACCCGCCTGCCCGCTTTGCTCGAGGGCAACCCGGATGCCGCGCTCTACGCCGACCCGCAAACCACCGCCCAGCTCGGCGCGCCTTGCCAGGCGGTGCACGTCGGTGACCAGCTACGGATCGGTGAACTGACGGTTCGCGCCGTCGGCGGCAAACACGCCGTCATCCACCCGGAAATCCCTGTGATAGAGAACATTTCGTTCCTGGTAGGCGATGCTGATCATCCCGCCAGGCTGATGCATCCCGGTGACGCGCTGTTCGTGCCCGACGAGCCGGTCGACGTCTTAGCGACACCGGCGGCGGCCCCGTGGATGAAGATCTCCGAAGCCGTCGACTACCTGCGCGCGGTGGCACCGGTGCGCGCGGTGCCCATCCACCAAGGGATCATCTCCCCGGATGCGCGGGGCATCTACTACGGCCGGCTCACCGAGATGACCACCACCGATTTCCAGGTGCTGCCCGAGGAGGACGCGGTCACGTTCTGA
- a CDS encoding haloacid dehalogenase type II produces MHKPSVLVFDVNETLIDIDSLAPLFTELFDDERILREWFAQLIMYSMSATLTESYVNFSTLAQGVLRMVGDIHHVHVSDDDLLRLKTGLLTMPAHPDAAEGLARLRDKGFRLVTLTNSPPNPDGPTALQSSGLAGFFERQLSVDACQAFKPAPAVYRYVCETLGVAPSDCMMVAAHVWDTLGAQNVGFSAALITRPGNPPLPVEGLAQPNLVVADMHQLAEELTEGWRHN; encoded by the coding sequence GTGCACAAACCGTCCGTCCTGGTTTTCGACGTCAATGAGACGTTGATCGACATTGATTCCCTCGCGCCGCTTTTCACTGAGTTGTTCGACGATGAGCGGATACTTCGCGAGTGGTTCGCCCAGCTGATCATGTACTCGATGTCCGCGACCTTGACGGAGAGCTATGTGAACTTCTCCACCCTTGCCCAGGGCGTGCTGCGCATGGTCGGCGATATTCACCACGTTCACGTCTCCGACGATGACCTGCTCCGCCTGAAGACCGGACTACTCACCATGCCGGCACACCCGGATGCCGCGGAAGGGCTGGCCCGGCTGCGAGACAAAGGATTTCGTCTCGTCACGCTGACCAATTCACCGCCCAACCCGGACGGACCCACCGCCCTGCAGAGTTCCGGGCTGGCCGGGTTCTTCGAACGACAGCTGAGCGTCGACGCCTGCCAGGCCTTCAAGCCGGCGCCCGCGGTCTACCGGTACGTATGCGAGACACTCGGGGTGGCACCTTCCGACTGCATGATGGTGGCCGCGCACGTGTGGGACACCCTCGGCGCCCAGAATGTCGGCTTCAGTGCGGCGCTCATCACGCGTCCCGGCAACCCACCGCTGCCGGTCGAGGGGCTGGCCCAGCCGAATCTCGTGGTGGCTGACATGCATCAGCTGGCCGAGGAACTCACCGAGGGATGGCGCCATAATTGA
- the purS gene encoding phosphoribosylformylglycinamidine synthase subunit PurS, whose translation MGRVVVHVMPKAEILDPQGQAIVGALGRLGHPGISDVRQGKRFELEVDDTVDDSVLAEIAETLLANTVIEDWTISREPR comes from the coding sequence GTGGGCCGGGTAGTCGTTCATGTGATGCCCAAAGCGGAGATTCTCGACCCACAGGGTCAGGCGATCGTCGGCGCGCTGGGCCGCCTCGGTCATCCGGGGATCTCAGATGTCAGGCAGGGCAAGAGATTCGAACTCGAAGTGGACGACACCGTCGACGATTCGGTGCTCGCCGAAATAGCGGAAACGTTGTTGGCGAACACCGTGATCGAGGACTGGACGATCAGCCGGGAGCCCCGGTGA
- a CDS encoding cupin domain-containing protein, translated as MATADGFHPDFDEKTSNTTRSRVHHIKASEISSDTAQSDGLRRFAALSGSSVGAEKLWMGETHALPATASSNHHHGDSETAIYVRSGHPEFVFHDGAQEVRISTSPGDYIFIPPYLPHREENPDPTTPAEVVIARSTQEAVVVNLPALYPL; from the coding sequence ATGGCCACCGCAGACGGATTCCACCCGGACTTCGACGAGAAAACATCGAACACCACCCGCAGCCGGGTGCACCACATCAAGGCGTCGGAGATCAGCTCCGACACCGCCCAATCGGACGGGCTTCGACGCTTCGCCGCGCTGAGCGGCTCGTCGGTCGGTGCCGAGAAGCTCTGGATGGGCGAGACACATGCATTGCCGGCGACCGCGTCGTCCAACCACCATCACGGCGACTCGGAAACCGCCATCTACGTGCGCAGCGGCCACCCGGAGTTCGTCTTCCACGACGGCGCACAGGAAGTGCGCATCTCAACGTCGCCCGGGGACTACATCTTCATCCCGCCGTATCTGCCGCACCGCGAGGAGAACCCCGACCCGACCACGCCGGCGGAGGTGGTCATCGCGCGCAGCACGCAAGAGGCCGTCGTGGTGAACCTCCCGGCGCTCTACCCCCTCTAA